In Natronogracilivirga saccharolytica, the following are encoded in one genomic region:
- a CDS encoding Do family serine endopeptidase: MPLHQKLLTVILLLLTGMMLGILFMIYRGSWMPPERVEVRYTDVKRSTEPIDPAKGEERYSPSFLFNDVAEEIIPAVVYIESEISVDRDMPDDEFHEFEDRFWERFLPRQRAQSIGSGVLISGDGYILTNHHVIQGAEGRVRVMTHDKKEHDAKIIGSDPSTDLAVIKINSDQTSAIVIGNSDHVRIGDWVMAIGNPFRLRSTVTAGIVSATGRDVDIISDRMRIESFIQTDAAINRGNSGGALVNTRGELVGINTAIASESGSYQGYGFAVPVNLAMKIGQDIIEHGEVQRAYLGVEIVSLDHDRAKRAGLDKVEGVEIRNLAPEGSADRGGLKRGDVVLAVNGHTVGEANRLQERIAMLRPGDEVSLKVWRDGSEKEIAFPLLGKEDEAVRKWASADPEPRRDEQFRFDPDEESGVRQSTFESGFTVAELPVSENLSEYGLVVIRVEPGSSAYESGIQQEDVIQKINNKKPAGLDELSEVMNDLRSAEKTISLELYRDGETIEIEL, translated from the coding sequence ATGCCCCTGCACCAAAAACTGCTGACGGTTATACTGCTGCTGCTGACCGGCATGATGCTCGGCATATTGTTTATGATTTACCGGGGCTCATGGATGCCGCCTGAACGCGTGGAAGTCCGGTATACCGATGTAAAGAGAAGTACCGAACCCATTGATCCGGCTAAGGGCGAAGAACGCTACTCCCCATCGTTTTTATTCAATGACGTAGCCGAAGAGATCATCCCGGCCGTCGTCTACATAGAAAGTGAGATTTCCGTGGATCGTGATATGCCCGATGATGAATTCCATGAGTTCGAAGACCGGTTCTGGGAACGGTTTCTTCCCCGTCAAAGAGCACAAAGCATCGGTTCCGGTGTTCTGATATCCGGTGACGGGTACATACTCACCAATCATCACGTTATTCAGGGTGCCGAGGGGCGCGTCAGGGTGATGACCCACGATAAAAAAGAGCATGATGCGAAGATCATCGGCAGTGACCCATCGACAGATCTCGCGGTAATAAAAATCAATTCGGACCAGACCAGCGCCATTGTCATCGGCAACTCGGATCATGTCCGCATCGGGGACTGGGTTATGGCCATAGGAAATCCGTTCAGACTCAGGTCGACCGTCACCGCCGGCATCGTCAGTGCGACGGGAAGAGATGTCGATATCATCAGTGATCGTATGCGTATCGAGAGCTTTATCCAGACCGATGCAGCAATTAACCGCGGCAACAGCGGCGGCGCGCTGGTCAACACCAGGGGCGAACTGGTTGGAATCAATACGGCAATTGCCTCGGAAAGCGGATCGTATCAGGGATACGGTTTTGCTGTCCCGGTAAATCTCGCGATGAAAATCGGACAGGATATCATTGAACACGGCGAGGTTCAAAGGGCATATCTGGGGGTGGAAATCGTTTCGCTGGATCATGACCGCGCCAAAAGAGCCGGACTTGACAAGGTCGAAGGTGTTGAGATCCGCAACCTGGCACCGGAGGGAAGCGCCGACCGTGGCGGGTTGAAAAGGGGGGATGTAGTGCTTGCCGTGAACGGCCACACTGTCGGTGAAGCAAACCGGCTGCAGGAACGAATCGCCATGCTCCGGCCGGGAGATGAAGTCAGCCTGAAAGTCTGGCGCGACGGATCTGAAAAAGAGATTGCTTTTCCTCTGCTTGGAAAAGAGGATGAAGCTGTCAGAAAATGGGCCAGTGCCGATCCCGAACCCAGACGTGATGAGCAATTCCGGTTTGATCCGGATGAAGAGTCCGGGGTGCGGCAGTCCACTTTTGAATCCGGTTTCACGGTAGCTGAGCTGCCGGTTTCAGAAAATCTGTCTGAATACGGACTGGTTGTAATTCGTGTAGAGCCCGGTAGCAGCGCATATGAGTCCGGTATTCAGCAGGAGGATGTCATCCAAAAAATCAACAATAAAAAACCGGCCGGTCTCGATGAATTGTCTGAGGTAATGAATGATCTCCGAAGTGCGGAAAAAACCATTTCACTTGAATTGTACCGTGACGGGGAAACTATTGAAATTGAACTCTAG
- the recO gene encoding DNA repair protein RecO has translation MVVDTPVIILKSVSYSESSLIVTLLSQKHGKIAVMARGARRNKNKFGGLLEPGSILEASYYYKPTREVQNLSDVSIGTPTWNIHKDIGKMAVGLGTIELCEQLCHAHEPMPEVFTFLCQFLAWLHGTNENPKNLFPYIQFRLAQLVGIGMGWDEDFPGSDEPPVPEKCYLNVENGSVSCTPAGQMHFLLTKSQVHYLRCIRNNRKNLLLTEPYPATDIKNLIHHFDVYFQYHLEGVRPRRSDTIFEQIL, from the coding sequence ATGGTCGTCGACACACCCGTCATTATACTCAAATCGGTAAGTTACAGCGAGAGCAGTCTTATTGTGACGCTGCTGAGTCAGAAGCATGGCAAGATTGCTGTTATGGCAAGGGGGGCGCGGAGAAACAAAAACAAATTCGGGGGCTTGCTGGAGCCCGGAAGTATCCTTGAGGCATCGTATTATTACAAGCCCACCAGAGAAGTTCAGAATCTCAGTGACGTTTCCATAGGTACACCTACATGGAATATCCATAAAGACATCGGGAAGATGGCCGTCGGTCTCGGCACAATTGAATTGTGTGAACAGCTTTGCCATGCCCATGAACCCATGCCGGAGGTATTTACGTTTCTGTGTCAGTTTCTGGCCTGGTTGCACGGGACGAATGAAAATCCGAAAAACCTGTTTCCCTACATTCAGTTCCGTCTCGCTCAGCTTGTAGGAATCGGCATGGGATGGGATGAAGATTTTCCCGGCAGCGATGAACCACCTGTACCTGAAAAATGTTACCTGAATGTAGAAAACGGGTCCGTATCCTGCACTCCGGCAGGCCAAATGCATTTTCTTTTAACAAAATCCCAGGTACACTATCTGCGTTGTATCAGAAATAACAGGAAAAACCTTTTGCTAACTGAACCCTATCCGGCCACTGATATCAAAAATCTGATACACCACTTTGACGTCTATTTTCAGTATCATCTGGAAGGCGTCAGACCACGTCGCTCGGATACCATTTTCGAACAAATTCTCTGA